One genomic region from Homalodisca vitripennis isolate AUS2020 chromosome 6, UT_GWSS_2.1, whole genome shotgun sequence encodes:
- the LOC124364116 gene encoding transmembrane protein 141, whose protein sequence is MSRGKERLLELYGDDHPGFGSYLECMTRANFTGLATFTIAFSSTYIAQSILKNKLPYSSKFYVLSSTVVAAYFSYKVSKARSQVCQAAWLAAEDKSTYFTELEKTSPTPVS, encoded by the coding sequence atgagtAGAGGAAAAGAGAGACTTTTGGAATTATACGGCGATGACCACCCAGGATTTGGTTCTTACCTTGAGTGTATGACGAGAGCAAATTTCACAGGACTGGCTACATTTACAATTGCTTTTTCGTCCACATATATAGCTCAGAGTATATTGAAGAATAAACTGCCGTATTCATCAAAATTCTATGTCTTATCATCAACAGTCGTAGCAGCATATTTTTCGTACAAAGTGTCAAAGGCAAGGAGTCAAGTGTGTCAGGCAGCCTGGCTTGCAGCTGAAGATAAGAGTACTTACTTTACTGAACTCGAAAAAACTTCACCAACTCCTGTCAGCTGA